A region of the Deltaproteobacteria bacterium HGW-Deltaproteobacteria-2 genome:
AAACCTTGTTCAAATCTTCTTCTATTTCCTGCTTCCGGCGCAGAACATTTTCCAGAGAGCCGCCGTGTTTGCGTTTAAGCCGGTTCAGAACTTCAAGGCGCTCATCGATAAGTGCCAGCCGCTCTGAATCAAAAAAGAGAGCTTTACCGTAATCACGCAACGCCAGAGCTGTTTCCTGCAAAGTGATAAAGCTTTCATCAATATCCTTGTCGGCAAGCTGGAAACTGACGTCTATTTTCTTAATTTCTTTTATCTGACTCTGCACTTCCTTCAATTTAACAATGGCGGAATCCGTTTCTCCATAGAGCAAATCATAGGCATGATTAGCCCAACCGGACAATTTCTGAAAATTAGCGATAACTTTTTTTTCATCGGCCAGCGCTGCGTCTTCCGCCGGTTGGGGATTAATATCCTGAATCTCTTTTAGCTGAAATTTAAACAGATCAGTTTTTTCTTCCCGGCTTTTGCTCAAATCCTGTAATTTTTCTATCTGCGCCCTGATCTGCCGATACTGATTATAAATTTCTTCGTAGGCTGATCTGTCAGGCAGGCACCGGCCGAACTCATCCAGAATGTTAATATGATTTTCGGCGTTGAGAATTATCTGATGTTCACGCTGACCGCAAATATTAATCAACCATTCACTGACGGAAGCCAGATTACTCAGCGTCGCCATTTGTCCGTTGATGAACGCTTTGTTCTTACCTGTGTGCGAAATAATCCGACGAATGATCAACCCTTCTTCGTCAGGAAAACCCATGGTCGCAATTTTATCCCGCAATGGCTTATTGGTGGAGATATCAAAGACTGCTTCAACAGTAGCCGTGTCAGCCTGAGTTCTGATTATTTCCGTCGTCGCTCTGTCGCCCAGAAGAAGACTTACCGCACCGATAATTATTGATTTACCGGCGCCGGTTTCGCCGGAAATAATATTCAATCCCTTGCCAAAAGAAACTTGGAGTTCATCAATGATGGCAAAATTTTTAATGCTCAATTCATTAAGCATTCTTCTTTTTTCTAGCTCCCGGAGGTAAGTCACCCCAACCGAGCTTGGAACGCAGAATTTCACCGTAGCTGCGGTAGGGAGAAAGAACCAGCATTGTCGCATGCCTGGATCTTTTAACAGTTACGACATCGCCGGACACAATTTTGTAAGCTTCCTGTCCGTCCAATGTCAATATAGCACCTTTATCCTTGGACCAGAGAGTTATTTTCAGAATAGAATCTTCCGAAAAAATGATGGGACGATTAGTCAGAGTATGGGGGCAGATGGGATTAATAATAATCAAGTCTTTTCCGGGAAAAACAATGGGACCACCGGCGGAAAGCGAATAAGCAGTGGAACCGGTGGGAGTGGAAACAATCAGACCGTCTCCTTTATAAGTTGTCAGATACTTGCCGTTAACCTCCAGTTCCAGTTCATTCATACGGGAAAGACTGCCGCGATTAATTACTACATCGTTTAAAACACTGCCGACATCGGTAACGGTTTTACCGTGCCTGATGCTCACATCAAGCATCATCCTTTTTTCCGTTTCGAATTTCCCTCCGATAATCAACTCCAGAGCCGAGTGGGTTTCGTTTAAATTTACTTCGGTAAGGTAGCCGAAACTGCCCATATTTATTCCCAGAATAGGAACTTTATGTCCGGCCACATAACGAGCCGCGCGCAACATAGTGCCGTCTCCACCCAAAACAACAATAAGCTCCGATTTTTTTGCTAAATCAGTTCTATTCAGTCCTCCATTAAGAGCAACTTTTCTGGAAATTTCCATTTCCAGAAATACTTTCACGCCCTTTTCTTCCAGCCATTTTTTCAACGATTTAACGTGGTCGGCAATCTTTTCTTTTTCAAGGTTGGCGATAATGCCAATTTTTTTAATTTTCATTTACTTAGACCTCGGAATATGGAGCTCACTAACACAAAATAAAAACTCTGTCTATGGATAATATTTCACAAATATGTTCATAAAATATTTGATGTTTTAGGACAATTACGAACATAAATTCTTGACATATTAGGATTGAATAATATACGGTGCACCCCGTCGAGGTGTTAATTATGGGATTACTTAAAGGAAGTTTTACTTTCGCGCGTTTTCATGTAGAAGGCCAGTTGCCGCAGGCATTTTTAAATTTCGTCAACAGCCGTATTAAAGCCAACGCGTATAGGGACGCATCCAAATCAACCGAAGAAAAAAGGCTGGGCTGGGTTTCTCTTACCGACGTATTGGATACCGATTTCGAAAAAGCCAATTACGCGCTGGGCGATTACCTTATTTTCTCTTTGCGCATTGACCGTAAACTTATTTCACCCAAGCTGATGAAAATCAAACTGATGGAAGAAGAAAGGCGATTTCTTGCCCAAAATGGTAAAAACAGAATCAACAAAGCAATGGCCGCGGGAATTAAAGACAAAGTAAAGCTGGAACTTCTGACCAGACTCGACGCTATACCATCCTTTTACGATGTTTGCTGGGGTGTGGGGCAAAAAACAATTTATTTTTCTTCACTTGCCGAAAAGGTAGTTGACGATTTTGCTGATATGTTTAAAAAAACATTTGCGCTGAATCTTAGACCTTTCTCTCCGCAGGAAAATAATCTGATAACAAAAAATCCCGAATCGGCAGATACGGCTTCTTTGACCGGCCGGGAATTTCTGACTTGGCTCTGGTTCAAATCGGAAGAACGAAACGGCAGGATAAAAATTTCGGAAACAAAAGAAGTTGAACTTAATTTTTTAAAAAAAATAGTTTTAGAAGCAGGAGAAGGCGAATATTCACAGGGAGTCGTCTGCCATGGAATTCACGCTGAACACAAAGAAGGCAAGGAAGCAATACGCCAGGGGAAAAAAGTTAAAGAAGCGGGAATCAAACTAATTCATGATAAAAATGAATGGGAATTTATTCTTAAAGCGGACTCTTTCCATTTTCAATCTTTGAAACTACCCGTGACAGACCGGCAGGATAACGAGGAAGACCAGTCGGGAATACTTCTGGAGCGTATTTACCTTATTGAAGAAGCTGTCAAAACAATTGACAATCTCTACGATTCCTTTTTACAAATCCGTTATTCTCCGCAATGGGAAGGGAAAGAAAAAAAGCTGTTGGCTAAGTGGCTTGAACACCACTAATCCTGCTTCTAAATCAAAGATGATATCGAGACGGTAGTGAAACTCGAATTACAGGAATGAAATGAACTGTAATTCGTCAGTTGAACTATCCCGCTTCAGCGGGGCTAGGAGGGGGCAACGAGACGTATTGAACATACGTTGAGGAAACCAACGATCCCGATGAATCAGGACCAACAAAGATAGCGCTTTGATTTAGAAGTGGGACTTAAAGATGCAGATAGGGTC
Encoded here:
- the recN gene encoding DNA repair protein RecN, with translation MRQCWFFLPTAATVKFCVPSSVGVTYLRELEKRRMLNELSIKNFAIIDELQVSFGKGLNIISGETGAGKSIIIGAVSLLLGDRATTEIIRTQADTATVEAVFDISTNKPLRDKIATMGFPDEEGLIIRRIISHTGKNKAFINGQMATLSNLASVSEWLINICGQREHQIILNAENHINILDEFGRCLPDRSAYEEIYNQYRQIRAQIEKLQDLSKSREEKTDLFKFQLKEIQDINPQPAEDAALADEKKVIANFQKLSGWANHAYDLLYGETDSAIVKLKEVQSQIKEIKKIDVSFQLADKDIDESFITLQETALALRDYGKALFFDSERLALIDERLEVLNRLKRKHGGSLENVLRRKQEIEEDLNKVSSVEEELEKLNREEEIIKKNLRQKALELSRIRKQTANKLQEAVDKEIHELNMPYASFHVNFNKCAADKNVESFEQTGGDEIEFYLTANKGEESKPLNSIASGGELSRIILALKNVLSRTGSVASIVFDEVDNGIGGAVAEIVGRKLKAVSANHQVICITHLPQIACFGDNHLHVSKKVTKGRTITFIKELDGEQKVEEISRMLGGVNVTETTREHAREMIKGSKASGF
- a CDS encoding NAD(+) kinase; translated protein: MKIKKIGIIANLEKEKIADHVKSLKKWLEEKGVKVFLEMEISRKVALNGGLNRTDLAKKSELIVVLGGDGTMLRAARYVAGHKVPILGINMGSFGYLTEVNLNETHSALELIIGGKFETEKRMMLDVSIRHGKTVTDVGSVLNDVVINRGSLSRMNELELEVNGKYLTTYKGDGLIVSTPTGSTAYSLSAGGPIVFPGKDLIIINPICPHTLTNRPIIFSEDSILKITLWSKDKGAILTLDGQEAYKIVSGDVVTVKRSRHATMLVLSPYRSYGEILRSKLGWGDLPPGARKKKNA